The Ursus arctos isolate Adak ecotype North America chromosome X, UrsArc2.0, whole genome shotgun sequence genome includes the window GCCAACAGctacgccccccaccccactatGCATGGAGTTAGGGAAGCCTGGGCAGTGGGGTCACCTTAACTCTTTCTTTGAGAGCAAGGGTATATTTTAGTGAAGTGTGGGGTGGGGAAACCAGGCAGAGGGTCTTGAAGGGACCTTCCATAGCAGGACTGGGGAAAGGCAAGGAGGAGAAAACGAGGACACAGACCCATGTGCTGGGGCACCATATCTCTGGGGGACTTTATTGGGGTTACTGCACCTTCTCCCCACCAACCACCGCCGCTctaagtgggatcatacagttGAAGGAGTTAGTTATACAAAGTCACAACTCCTAACCCGACTGCCCCATGCCATCCATCTCACCCGGAAACAGAGCTACACAAACTTCCATCACAGCTTCTCTGTGTGCTTGGGGTGGGCAAGATTGGCCAGGATACCAGTACCTGTGAAGGGTCAGTAATTACCTGCTTTGTCGGGGTATAGCCTGAATGGGGCTTCCGGAGGCAGCAGACCTCCACTCAGTGAAGCACTGGGTGAAGCCACCTGTGGTTTCAGGCAGCTGCTGAGAGAAGCACGGACTGTCGAGTATACTCCCCATGTCCTGGAGAGAAACATTAGGCTCAGTCCTCTGATGTCCCTTCTCTATAGGGAGGCAAGGCATAGTCCAGTAGGCAAAAGAACAGTGAGGGGACTCCTGTACCTGTGTTCAGCaaggttccttttttctttttttctttttttctataaaatacttTCCAAACCCAAGGTGGCACATCTCTTAAGTCCTGAGCACCCTGCTGACCCATTCCCCACAAGAACTGTTTATCCAGTGtagggggaatgaaccaagaACTTCAGGCCCAAGATTTGCTGCACCTGGGTCCTCTGGGAAAAGTGAGGAGGCTGCTCacagctccctgctcatggggtgTCAGGTCAGTGTGTTTAGGCTGAGGCTTGGGGTTCTACTCGGCAGGTGTGGCATGAGCTCCCTGAAGTAAGGTAAGCCTTTTAGGTATAAAGTTGGCTCCTGTTTAACTCTCAAGTCATCCCTGTCAAAATGCCATTCTAGCGAATTTCCAATTCATTTGGTTCTTAGACAGCTGTCACATCCTTTCTGCACAGAGCCAGGGAGAACAATGTGGATACTGCCAGAAGTATCCCACTTTTTCCTGGCCTCCCCATCCCTCATGGGCCCCACTGGCCACACCTCCTTTTCTGTGTTCTCACTTCCTCTGTCAGTCTTTCTCCTTGGAATTCTTTCCTCCTCAGTGTTCCTCCCCTTCTGGCTCCTTACTCATGCATAGACCCTCCCTTTGAGTATCCTTTAGCCCCCCTCCAGATTCCTGCCAACTTCTTTCTCCCCCCTTGCTCTGGACCTCTTCTAAGTTTCTTTGTGTCCCTCTCTACTCAAGGCATTCTGTCTGTTTTCCTCTAAGTCCCAAgatctcactctccctctgttattctccaccccctcccagttGGGTGCCTCTCTCTTAGGTCATCCTTCCCCCAGGGAGCCTCTCCAATTCTGGCCCTGCCCCACCTCTTCCTATGCAGtcacctccccttctccctccccccacagcccaTCTCtagttccttctcctcccccctctctagaCTAGACCAGCTAAGTCCTATTCCATTTTTAGATGACTGATTATGATACTAGCTGAACTTTATTCACAGCCTGCATTTACAGCTGTCCCTTCCTTCCATGCCCCATCCACCAAACACACCCAGTCTTTTCAACATGACAAAGTCCTTACACACAGCATGTCATGTCcacataaatttgtatttttcagaacAAAACAACAGTTATGCTGGCAGAGATGTTGAATTAACAGGGACCCTTAAGCTTTCAATACACTGAAAAGCAACATTATTTTGCATGTCTACAAATCATACATTTGTTTTCACAAATGTGGCAAAGTTTACCCTAACAGTTAGGACTTTTTCACCAAATCATAGACATAGATATGGAAATCATCATCAAACTTGATGAAATACACAGAGGGTTTGGCTTCCACTTGGTGAATGACCATGCCAATCCGTTTGGAGCCATCTTCTTTGGTATATTCCACATGTTTACCTATCAGGCCATCTACAACTCCTCCTGGCTCCCTCTCTGCTGGAGGAGACTCACTGGACTCTGGCATGATACGGAGGTCTCCTTCTTTATAATCATCTAGAAGCTGGTACATGTACAAGACAGGATCCTTCTCATAGGTAATATAAAACCAGGCTTTCATGATAGGTGCTTGGGCCAAGACCATTCCCCTCCATTCATCCTTAGAACCATGCTCACCCTCAAACATATGTTCCACAGCTTTACCAATTATGGTGTTTGCAAGGTTTGCATCACTGACTTGAGATGATGCCACCCTGTCGGAAAGAATTTTAAGAGACAAAACTCTTTCATCTCTGTGAAGTTCCAGTCCATAGACACAGTCAATTCCGTCATATTTCACCAGATAAAGAGAGGGATTTATAGGCACCTGATCCAGAACGGTTCCTTTCCACTGGGTGATGGGCTCATCACCTTCCTTCCATCCATGTGAAATTCTGCAGCCCACGATGTTCCTGCGGGACTGGGACGAAGGTCTGCCCCTCTGCTTCTTTTGGGAGGCTTTTTTCTTCGTCATGTTTGCCGACCCAGTGGCCCGGCCCACAGCTGCCCTGGTTTGTTGCCCTTCGGCCTCCTGTGCGTTGGGGGTCTTCATgcctgcagggggaggagagaagataagaaagaaacattcaatAGGACATAAGGTGAAGTTCTCCCAACAGCGACGTGTCTCTGTACCCTGCGCCAGAACCTAAATTTTCCCCGTGAGCCTGGCAGCAGTGCTGGAAATCCTGGCTGCGTGCCTGCCAAGTGCTCTCCCTCCTAGGTTCCTTTAGGCTGCGGGGAAGGGCGGCAGCGGCGGTGGTGCTGGCTGGGGTTAGGAACTCTGCAGGAGGGGGCGGGCCACCTCCTTGTTTAGAGCCCACC containing:
- the LOC125280884 gene encoding spindlin-2; its protein translation is MKTPNAQEAEGQQTRAAVGRATGSANMTKKKASQKKQRGRPSSQSRRNIVGCRISHGWKEGDEPITQWKGTVLDQVPINPSLYLVKYDGIDCVYGLELHRDERVLSLKILSDRVASSQVSDANLANTIIGKAVEHMFEGEHGSKDEWRGMVLAQAPIMKAWFYITYEKDPVLYMYQLLDDYKEGDLRIMPESSESPPAEREPGGVVDGLIGKHVEYTKEDGSKRIGMVIHQVEAKPSVYFIKFDDDFHIYVYDLVKKS